The nucleotide sequence TCACGTCCACCGGGGTGTCCCCCAGCGCGTGGCGCACCGCCGCCTCCGCCTGCTCCGGCGCCAGATTGCCGAAGGGCAGGTCGCAGGCCGTGCCGGGGGCCAGCCAGTCGGGGGCCACGGTGTCCGCGCCCAGCGACTGCAGCGCGGCGCGGGCCGCGGCGACCGCATCCTCCTCGAGCGTGACGGTCCGGGGAGCGATCAGCGTGGCGACGGCGTTCATGGCGGGCGTGTCCTGCGGCGGGAGGATGCTGCGCCGCTCCCTAGCACAGCGGCGGGGTCCGGTCCAATGAAGTGTCGTCGCAAGCGCCGGTGCGAGATTCCGCTTGGTCCGGCCGCCGGTTGATGGTGACTCTCGCCGCAGTTCCAGGGGGCCGGATTCATGAGCGAACAGACCGAGCACGGGCAGGGCGGGTACGAACGGACGGACGTGGTCGTCATCGGCGGGCCGACCGCCTCGGGCAAATCCGGCATGGCGCTGGACATCGCCGAGGCGTTCGGCGGCACCGTCGTCAATGCCGACAGCATGCAGCTCTACGCCGACCTGTCGGTGCTGACCGCCCGGCCGGGGCCGGAGGATCTGGCGCGCGTGCCGCACCGGCTCTATGGCGTGCTGCCGGCGGCGGAGCGAGGGTCGGCCGCGCGCTGGCGCGACATGGCGCTGGCGGAGATCGCGGCGGCGCGGGCGGCTGGTCGGTTGCCGGTGGTGGTCGGCGGCACCGGCCTCTATCTGCGCGCCCTGATGCAGGGGTTGAGCGCGGTTCCCGCCATCCCGGAGGAGGTCCGGCGGGCCGCCCATGCCCGCCTCGCCGAGCTGGGCGGCGAGGCCTTCCGGGCGGAGCTGGTCGCCCGCGATCCCGACAGTGCGCGGCTGCATGCCGGGGACACCACCCGCCTGACCCGCGCCTGGGAGGTGCTGGAGGCGACCGGCCGGCCGCTGTCGCACTGGCAGGCGGCGACCGCCCAGGGGGCGCCGGAGGGGCTGCGCTTCCACGTCGTCGTCATCGACCCGCCGCGGGACGCGCTCTACGCCAACTGCGACCGCCGCTTCGACCTGATGATCGGGCAGGGTGCGCTGGAGGAGGTCCGCCACCTCGACGCCCTGCAGCGGGAGCAGCGGCTCGCCCCCGACCTGCCGGTGCTGAAGGCGCTCGGCGTGCCGGAACTGCGCCGCCACCTGCACGGCGAGCTGCCGCTGGAGGCGGCGGTGGAGCTCGCGAAACAGTCGACGCGACGCTACGCCAAGCGGCAGGTCACCTGGTTCCGCCACCAGCTTTCGAATAGTTCGCCTGTTCCGCAATCGCATGGCAGCCATACGGTGCCGCATGTGCACCGCAGCACGGGATTGTACTTTTCTTCCGCCGGCCGCAATGCAATTCTCGCCCACCTAAATACGGCTTTGCGCCGCTGAATGCGTTGGAGGACCCGAGCGTGACGGTTGATTGGGCACATGTGTTCGCTGGCCGCGTCGGCGGCATGACGGCTTCGGAAATTCGCGAACTGCTGAAGCTGATCGACCGGCCCGAAATCATCTCCTTCGCCGGCGGCATTCCCGATCCCGACTTCTTCCCCACCGCCGCCATCGCGCGGGCCTACGAGAAGATCTTCCAGTCCAACACCGGGGCCGGCGGTGCGCTGCAGTATTCGATCAGCGAGGGCTTCACCCCGCTGCGCGAGTGGATCTGCGCCTATATGGGCCGGCTGGGCGTCGAGGTCGGGCTGGACGGCGTGCTGGTGACCAGCGGGTCGCAGCAGGCGCTGGAGTTCGTCGGCAAGCTGCTGATCGGCCCGGGCGACAAGGTGGTGGTGACGCGGCCGACCTATCTCGGCGCGCTGCAGGCCTTCTCGCCCTACGAGCCGACCTACGTCTCCGTCCCGATGGACGAGGAGGGGCCGGAACTGGCGGCGCTGGAGGCGGCGCTGGCCGAGAAGCCGAAGTTCTTCTATCTCGTCCCCGACTTCCAGAACCCGAACGGCACCACCGTCTCGCTGGCGCGGCGCGAGGCCATCCTCGACCTGTGCGTCAAGGCCGGCGTGCCGATCGTCGAGGACACCGCCTATTCGGAGCTGCGCTACGAGGGCGAGACGATCCCCTGCATCGCGGCGCTCGACGCGGCGCGCAACGGCGGCCATCTCAGCCACGTCATCTATTGCGGCACCTTCTCCAAGACCATGGTGCCGGCCTTCCGCATCGGCTGGGTCAATGCCGCGCCGGAGGTCATCAACCGGCTGGTGCTGATGAAGCAGGCCGGCGACCTGCATTGCAGCACCATCAACCAGATCGTGCTGCACGACATCGTCTCCTCGATCTTCGAGACGCACGTGAAGCACCTGCGCGCCCAGTACAAGGAGCGGCGCGACGCCATGCTGGCCGCGCTGGCGGAGTTCGCCCCGCCGGGCGTCACCTGGACCAAGCCGGAAGGCGGCATGTTCGTCTGGCTGGAACTGCCGGAGGGCGTCAACGGCACGGCGCTGCTGGAGCGGGCGATCAAGGAGGCCAACGTCGCCTTCGTCCCCGGCTCGGCCTTCCATGCCGACCGCTCGGGGCAGAACACGCTGCGCCTCAGCTTCTCCGTCACCAAGCCGGAGCGCATCCGCGAAGGCGTGCGCCGCCTGTGCAACCTGCTGAAGACCGGCTGATCCCGGACGGGAGCCGGCCGTCCGGGCAACCGGACGTCTTCGAGGGCGACCGGCTGCGGCCGGCCGCCCTTTTCGTTTGTGCGCATCGTGCGTGTGATGATCCAGGACGCGCAACATTCGGAAAAACTGCGGCAAAAAAGCTTTTCGAACATTCGCGAAATGGGTTGACCACCACCACGGATTTTGACTAGGGTGCCCGTCCCGGTTCCGGTCGTGCGGGCTTAAGCCCTTGTTTTTGCCGGCCGGAATGGTGAACGCGATGAACCGGGCTCCCTTGGGAGAGGGGGCCCATCCCGAAGAAGGTCGTGAGCTATGCCCGAACAGAAGCTGACCGGTGCCCA is from Azospirillum thermophilum and encodes:
- the miaA gene encoding tRNA (adenosine(37)-N6)-dimethylallyltransferase MiaA, with the translated sequence MSEQTEHGQGGYERTDVVVIGGPTASGKSGMALDIAEAFGGTVVNADSMQLYADLSVLTARPGPEDLARVPHRLYGVLPAAERGSAARWRDMALAEIAAARAAGRLPVVVGGTGLYLRALMQGLSAVPAIPEEVRRAAHARLAELGGEAFRAELVARDPDSARLHAGDTTRLTRAWEVLEATGRPLSHWQAATAQGAPEGLRFHVVVIDPPRDALYANCDRRFDLMIGQGALEEVRHLDALQREQRLAPDLPVLKALGVPELRRHLHGELPLEAAVELAKQSTRRYAKRQVTWFRHQLSNSSPVPQSHGSHTVPHVHRSTGLYFSSAGRNAILAHLNTALRR
- a CDS encoding PLP-dependent aminotransferase family protein, with the protein product MTASEIRELLKLIDRPEIISFAGGIPDPDFFPTAAIARAYEKIFQSNTGAGGALQYSISEGFTPLREWICAYMGRLGVEVGLDGVLVTSGSQQALEFVGKLLIGPGDKVVVTRPTYLGALQAFSPYEPTYVSVPMDEEGPELAALEAALAEKPKFFYLVPDFQNPNGTTVSLARREAILDLCVKAGVPIVEDTAYSELRYEGETIPCIAALDAARNGGHLSHVIYCGTFSKTMVPAFRIGWVNAAPEVINRLVLMKQAGDLHCSTINQIVLHDIVSSIFETHVKHLRAQYKERRDAMLAALAEFAPPGVTWTKPEGGMFVWLELPEGVNGTALLERAIKEANVAFVPGSAFHADRSGQNTLRLSFSVTKPERIREGVRRLCNLLKTG